The Halarsenatibacter silvermanii nucleotide sequence AACCTCGATGTAACGGTTGTCTTCTATGATTGCAGTTTAATTGACATGTATGGTGAGACACCTGAGTTAATACAATACAGTCGCAAGGGCAAACCCCAGGCACTTTTGAGTTTTGTTCTGAGCAGAGATGGTCTGCCCATAAGTCACAATTTACTGCCCGGTAATACCATGGATATCAATACCGTTATCGATGCCATGCAGGATCTAAAAAAGCGATACTCCATCGGCAAATGCATCTTTGTCGGTGATAGGGGTATGGTAAGCCGGGAAAAATTGGATGCACTTGAAGACATGAACTTTGATTTTATTGTCGGCGTCAAATCCAACCAGTGGAAAGAAGTCAAAGAAGAAGTTCTTACCACCAGAGGTCGTTATTCAAAAGTATCCGATAATCTTAAGGTAAAACAGAAAGAGATAGACGGTTATCGTTATATTATCTGTTACAATCCTGACCAGGCTGAACGAGACAGAAAAATTAGAGAATCCGTAATTGAGTCTTTAGAAGAAGAAATCGAAGGCCTGGATCCGGATTCCAAAAAAGCTGCCGAACTATATGGCCATAAATACAAGCGTCGCTTTTTACGCAAACTCAAAGACGGTACTCTCAAAATTGATAGAATGCAGATACGAAAGGATGAAAAATTAGACGGCAAGTATATTCTCTATACCTCCACCGATGAAGATGAACTGGATAAAGAAGAGATAGCCTCTACCTACAAAAAACTTAGCAATATTGAACGCTCTTTCCGCTCCTTAAAAAGCTTACAGCAAATGGAACCTGTCTATCATCATGCTGACCGCCGCATAGAAGCACATGTATTTATCTGTATCCTGGCCCATCTTTTAGAGCGGCTTATGGAAAAGAAGTTCACTAAAGAGAATCTGGACATGACTGCTGCTAAAGCTTTTGAGCATCTAAGCAGAATGAAACTTACCAAGACGGAGCTAAGGGACAAAAAGTTTTTAATTAGAACCGATACCACAGATGAGATGAACAAAGTCTTTAAAGCCCTGCACTATCAGCATCCCAAGCGGGTTCAGCATATCACAGAGGGCTAAAAAAGCTGGTGCCAAAATTTTAGGAGAGGTATGCCCTTTTTGCTCTTAGCTCAGGAATCTTTGGCACCGGTGGTGTTAAAGTCAAGTATAGATGTTTCTAAAAAACCGCTTTCAGCTTATTTTGTAGATTAGAAAAGTAAATTATATTGAAAAATCCGTAAATCATAAATATAATCTTTCAGCGAAAATACTGGAATGAAAATAGAAATTTAGATTTTAAATTAAACATAATACTCTTATAAGAACAAAGTATTTCTTAAAAATCTTTGCTTCTGACTATTTATATTTGTTCTGACTTGATTTTCCCTTGGATTTATTTTTTTGCAATTGTTTTGACAACAGAGGTTTCGCTTGCTCTAACAATGTCTGGTGGAAGTGTCAGTTTTAAATCATAGAATCTGGTTAATTATGTTTGACATATGTAAAATGATAATGACTTTTGAATTATTATAAAATTGGCCATTCGAGTAGGGTTAAAAACATATACCGTAGTGTTCTCGGTTTAATTATTGCTCTTTAGGCTTTAACTATACCCATTTGAATTACAACTTTTTTTATATGGGGCTTCCGCCCCTTCCTTAATTTTTAAATATTTATTCATTATAAATAAAATAGGGGGAAAAATTTATGGACTATTGTGTTGTGGGGGAAACAGGTATAAAGGTTTCAGAGTTGTGCATGGGAACTATGTCTTTTGGAGATATAGCTGATAAAGAAACTTCCAAAAAAATATTTAAAAGGTGTCGAGAAGCTGGCATCAATTTTTTTGATACTGCTGATTCTTACAGTAATGGTCGTGCCGAAGAGATTTTAGGTGAATGCATAGAAGGGTGTAGAGAAGACCTTGTCCTAACTTCCAAAGTATATAATCCTACCAGAGAGGATATCAATGCCCGCGGACTTTCCAGAAGACACATTATGGAGGCAGTAGAAGCCAGCCTGAAAAGGTTGGGAACTGACTATATCGATTTTTATTTCTGTCATCAATTTGATTCCAGGACAGCCATAGAAGAAACTCTGCGAGCTATGGATGATCTGGTGAGGCAGGGCAAAATTCTTTATCCAGCAGCCAGCAACTGGGCAGCCTGGCAGATTGAAAAGGCTCTGGGAATATCGCGCGAGAAAAATTTGGCCCGCTTTGAATGCATACAGCCCATGTATAACCTGGTAAAAAAACAGGCGGAAGTAGAAATACTGCCAATGGCTCAGGAGGAAAACCTGGGTGTAATAACCTACAGTCTTCTGGGGGCGGGTTTGCTGACAGGCAAATATAACAAAGATAATAAACCTCCCAAAGGCAGGCTGATTGATAACAATATGTATACTAGGCGATACAGCAGAAATTTTTATTTTGAGGTTGCTCAGAATTTTATTGAACATGCCCGGAAACAGGGCGTCAATCCCGTGGCCCTGGCTGTAGCCTGGGTCAAATCCCATCCCGGAGTCACAGCCCCCATTATAGGAGCAAGAAATGTGGAGCAGTTGGAAGATTCGTTAGCAACTGTTGACATCAATATGACAGAAAAATGGCGACAGCAAATTTCAAAACTGTCATTTACCCCGCCGCCGGCTACAGACCGACTGGAAGAAATCAAATAGAGGAGGGTTTTCATGCGCAGCGATAGAATTAGAAAAGGTGTTGAACGTACTCCCCACAGGAGTTTATTAAAAGCCTGTGGATATTCTGATCAGAAAATTTCTCAAACCTCTCATCGGAGTGGTTAATTGAAGAGTAAATGTTATTATCTAAAATTATATTGTTGATGATTAGTTAGAGGACACTATGTAAAGTTTTAGAAAGGCAATCTATAAGGGAAGCGTTTATCTTTTAAAATCTGAGACTTTGAAAAAACTTTTCAATTAAAAATCAACTAGGTAATTTTGACCACACCTCCTGTTCTTTGAAGGATTAAACCTAGAAAAAGGGGGAAATGAGAAACACAAACTAGTTTTAAGGGAATATTATTTTGTGTGCTTTTATAAGTAAAGTGTTTTATAAAAGGGATAACGATATTACGAATACTTTTTGCTATCTTTTTAGTGGTTAAACCTAAACAAAATTAATGTAATTTTTTAATTTATCAGGGGGGGTTCCATGAGTAAATTTAAAGTAGGTATTATTGAAGATGACCCGATGGTAGCTCATATAAACGAAGAATACACAAAAAGACTTAATGGTTTTACAGTAAAAAAAACAAAAACTTTAGAAGACATGAAAAAACAGCTTAACTATAAAAATTTTATAAAGGGATTAGATATTATATTATTAGATATTTATCTACCTGGCAGAAATGGAGATGAAATTTTAAGAGAAATCAGAAAGTTAGATCAAGATGTTTATATAATAATAATAACTGCTTCAGAAGATACTAATATAGTTAATAAATGTTTGAATTTAGGTATAACCGATTATTTAATAAAACCATTTAAATTTGAAAGATTTAAAAAAGCTTTTGAGAAAGTCATAAATGAAAACAGAAAAATTAAACAAAAAGAACGTTTTACTCAAGAAGATATCGATCAAATAATTTATCACCAAGACAAGGATTCTTCTCTTGAGAATGTTAGTATTGAAGAAAGTTTACCAAAAGGATTAAGTGAAACCACTCTAAAGAAAATTATGTGTTACTTGAAAAAAAATAAAGGCAAAAAATATATTTCTGAAGAAATCTCTGAATTTTTGGGGTTTTCAAGGGTGACAGTCCAGCGTTATTTAAATTATCTAGAATCACAAGGAGTTGTCAAAATTAAAACGGAGTATGGTAGTGTCGGGCGTCCTAAACATTATTACATATACGATCCCACGACAAAAAATCCTCTTAACCGGGAATTCCAAACTTAAATTAAATTTTATTTAGTTCTAAAACCTCTGTTAATAGGACTATTATGGGCTTTTCATAATAGCTTGCTATCTAACCAAACGGAGGGCAAGGGGGATTTATATTTGTTAGAAAAGATAAGTTTAAAACTAAAAATATCATTGTTAACTATTACAATAATTTGTATTATTTTAATTGCGGTAGGATATATAACAATTTCCTTTACAAGAAACATACATTTAAATAGACTCCAAGAAAATACTATGGATTTAGCTCAATCTGTATCAAAAATACCAGAGATACAAAATAGTCTTAAAAATAATAAGTCGACTGAAATACAAAATATAGCTGATAATATTAGAAGTAATACCAATGCAGATTTTGTAGTTATTATTGATATGGAGGGACGACGATATTCTCATCCATATAGAGATAGAATAGGGAAAGAGATAGTTGGAGGGGATGAAACAAAAGTATTAGAAGAAGGAAGTTCATATATATCTAGGGCAAAAGGGACATTAGGGGAATCCCAAAGAGCCTTTGTTCCAATATTTCACGAAGGAGAGCAAGTTGGAGCTGTAGTAACAGGCATATTAATGGAGGAAATAAATCAAAAAATAGCTCTAGTGACTGAAAGAATTTTGATAGCTTTACTAGTAGGGGTGATTTTAGGTATATTAGGGGCTATCGTATTAGCTAACAATATTAAAAAAAGTATTTTTGGACTTGAACCTTATCAAATAGCTAGAATTTTAGAAGAAAAAAATATTATAATAGATTCAATAAGAGAAGGAATTATAGCTATAAATGAAGAAGGAAGGGTCTCACTTATAAATAAAAAGGCTAAAAATATATTAAAATTAAAAAAAGAAGTGGTTTTAAATAAAAAAATTAAAAATATTATTCCTGATTTCAATTTGACGGATGTCCTTAAAACTAAACGCAAAAAGCTTGATAAAGAACAGAAAGTCAATGATACACTAATATTAACAAACCAACTTCCTATAAATACTGAACAAGGAATAAAAGGAGCGGTTGTTACTTTTAGAGAAAAAAATGAGGTTCAAAAAATGGCTCAAAGATTGACAAGAACGAAAAAATTAACTTCTTCTCTTAGGAGCCAAAATCATGAATTTATGAATAAATTACATGTTATATCTGGTTTAATCCAATTAGGGGAAAATGATCGAGCTTTAAACTTTATAAATAATTTTATTTCTGATCAAAAAGAAACCACAAGAAAAGTAATTGATAATATTAAAGTTGATGAAATTGCTGGATTGTTAATTGGGAAATATAATAAATCAAAAGAAAGAAATGTAAAATTTCAATTTGATTCAAGGAGCAACTTAGAAGGCCCTTATAATTCAGATGTTACAAATAGATTAATTTCAATACTAGGCAATTTAATTGATAATGGCTTAGAAAGTATTAAGCAAGATTTTGAAGAGAGGAAGCTGTATGTAGGTATTTTCGAAAAAGAAAGGGAAATAAAAATTTTAGTTGAAGACTCAGGTGTGGGGATAAAAGGAAATGAAGCAAAAGCTTTCGAAAAAGGGTATACAACCAAAAAAGGGTCCCGTGGGATAGGGTTGTCTTTAGTTAAAGAAAACATAGATATTTTAGATGGCACTATTGATATAGATTCTGAAAAGAATAATGGCACTAGCGTTACAATCAAGATTCCCAAAACTAATATGCTTACAGGAAACAATTATGAAAAATAGGTTGAAATTGTTCTTTTTAAATTTATCGACAAGTAGCTTGATATTTATAAATGAAAGTATATCTACAAAAAGAGAAATTGATTGTTATCTTTTATAAGCAATATTTGACTTTTTCAACTTTAAAAGTATCATACATGGTATCCATAAATTTAATATGCTTTTAAATTGATATTATTTAGCATGTTTTTCTTTTTTTGCTTTATTTTTTCTTCACAGAAATTTTTGGCCAACTCATATTTGTTTTGGCCTTTTCGTTGTTGACAACGTCCTTCTTCATATTCAGTTTGCTCTTGAGTTTTCGAGTACAAAAAAAATTGGAGAGGCCGTTTTGAACTTTTAATTTATAAAATCTAAGCCCTTTACGCGTGATGTAATAACTACCGGTAATCGCCTAGATAGATATAGGATTGGTTATCTTCGAGAGCAAAGCTTCTATCATAGACGATTGTAATCTTTGCTTAACGCCCTAAGCTATTTTTAATTTTTAAATTGAAGATAAGTTATCCTGATTTGAAGTATGTATGCTAGAAAGGCTTCCGGTACCGGAAGCCTTTCTAATTTTTTGGGAGCAAAGATTAAACATTAATCTTCAAACGGAATTTCTATATTTAATAAAGGAGCATGTTGTTGAGCACCATAAACATCAGTTTCTTTCCAAGAACCTGATGCCCAAGGCCTTAATATTGTAATTTTTATTGCTTTTGCTGGGTCGTATGGAATAATAGAAACTATTTTATCTTCTGAAATACCATAGAGGTTTGATATTTTTTCTTTATTAATTATATTTAGATTTTTGACAAGTTCATAATTGCTAAATTCTTTAAAAATAAGATCAAAAGTCAATTGATATGGTCCAGCATTTTTACTTCTGATTACATTTGTTAATTCTGAAATATTTTTCTTTGACATTTTAACTACCCCCTCCTATACTTTTTACTTCTATAGAAAATGGTTTGCAAGGGTCTTCTATTTTAGCAAGATGGTAAAGACTGAATTCATATACCTTTCCAGTTTTAATATCGGACGGAGAATATGGAAAAGCTAAATTTCCAGCAGTGGCCATTCTTCCTGGATAACCATAATGTAACATTGTACTTCTTGCGAAACTACAAATAGTATTAGCTAATTTTTGTGTATCGGCTACTATTTCAATAATTACACCAAGTTCATGAGAAGTTATTTCAGATTGGGGTTCAAGCTCTCCCATTACACCATTTTTCCCATACAACCTGAATTTAGTTTTATAACTTTCCTCTGGTATATCTTCAAAATTATCTCTAATCTCACTTACTATATGCTCAGTAATATCATCAATTTGATTAATCATTATTGGATCTCTAATACCGGCAATTGAAATAGTTCTATAGCCTACTTTTTTTGCCCCTTCAAGTTTTATATATAATTCTTTAGGTTCAAATTTAGAACCTGAAACCCTTACAGTTCTTTCATCAATATTTTCATATTTACATTTTTCTAAATTAACTTCTCCTCCTGGTTCATATAATCTAAGCGGATTTGTTTTTTCATATAAAGCTTCAGCAGCCACAGATAAAGTGGTACATTTTCTGTCAGGATTAGTTGGTTTTATTTCAAAACAATCATTTTTTAAAATTCCAAACATACAATCCTTTCCACTGCCAGGGTCTGCGGCTATTGCAGCACATTCAAGAATTTTACCCAAATGTATTGATAAACCTTTTGGAAAACCATTTTTTATTCCCATAGCAGCAAAAACCGCAGGATCATTAGCCCTCCCTGCCAAAATTACATCTGCTTCATCTAGTGCATTTTCAATGGGTTCCGTTCCCATTTGTGCTACAATTCTATTTGAATTTTTTACCTCTTCTTTAGAAAGGGGAGGGGCACCAGTCATAGGTTTGATATAATCATTATCAATTTTTTCTTCAACCCAATCTTTAGATATGTCTGCAAAAATATTTGCCATTTTAAAATTCAAGTTATTTTCTTTGGCTACTTCCCTAATTATATCTTCACACCAATTTACATGAGGTTTAGCTCCTGCTCCCCCGGCACTACCTATTATAAAGGGGATATTTTTTTCATCTATAGCTTTTAAGATTATTGTCAAATCTCTTTTAACAGCTTTTTTGTCTGTGAATGAGATGCCTTCCCCAAGATAATATGGTCCCGCATCGGTAGAACCAGCATCTACAGCAATAAAATCAGGTTCTAATTCCATTCCCTTTTCGAAAGATTTTTTAGGGAAACCATAACCCAAAATTCCAGTTGGTGATAATACTCTTAGTTCATTATTCATATATTTTACCCCCAAATTTATTCTTGTTATCAGTTGATTTTACTTTTACTTCAAGACAAATTTGCCACCTTCCATTAGTCATAAGGAAGGTGGCATTTTTAACTAATTGGGTTAAAATCTATCTCTTGTATAAATTTATCACAAAAATTGCGCTAATAAGCTTATTGATAATTGGCCTAATAAAAGCATAATTGCTCCGCCGATTCTTGAAGCTATCTGGGCAAAAGGCATAAGTTCCATTCTTTTAGCTCCAGCCAGTACTGCTATATCTCCAGAGCCTCCCATATTTGCCATGCATAAACCACCAGTCAGGGCAGATTCAATCGGATACAGTTTAAATAATTTACCAATTAAAGCTGCTCCCAATCCTGCTCCTCCAACAGTTAATAATGCTAAAAATAGATATTGGAGAGTAAGAGTTTCTACTAAAGTATCAAGTTCAAAATGAACCATACCTACACCTAATAAAAGAGGTCCATAAAAACCTGTTGCGATAAATTGATAAAAATGGCCTGCACTTTGCTCTGCTTCATCTGGGAGAATATTTGCAAACTTTATTGCTGCTGTCAAAATAATCATTAAGGCAAAATAATGTATTGGAATTAAAGCTTCAAGTAAAAATCCAGCTACAAGTAATACTACAGCAATAGTCCATCCCTGAACAATAGTTTTGTCAGTTAATTTTACTTTTATTTCTTCAATACCTCCTTCAGGAGTCCATCTTTCTTTAGGCATTAGTAATCCGTCGCCAGATAAGTTTGGATAAGTTTGTCCCAACCTATTTAAAACAGCTCCAATGACTATAGCAATAATATTTCCAATGACTACAGCCGGAATTAGCATGGAGAATATTTGATCAAAACCCATATCAGTTGCACCAGCATATATTTCGCTCATTGGAATAGCCCCAGCACCAAGTCCTCCACCTTGGATCGGATTTACTACTGTTAGTATTGCTCTAAATCCTCCATATCCAATTAAAGTTCCTCCTATAAATGTTATTACATATGCAAAAATTAAACCCCCAGCCAAAGCTGGCACATATAAAGGTAATGCTTTAACCAAATATTCACGAGGCATAGATAGAATACTGCCAGCAATTAATGCTGCTATACACCATACTAGCATATTAGTGGGAGCATGGTAGAAACCACTTATAGTCTCGTATGAAGCTTCAGGGATTATTTCAAAAAAGTCCATAACCCCTCCTACAACAAGGCAGAGAATCAGCCCTCCCCCCAACCAGTCTTTCCATATTGGAATTCTATCTCCAATAAAAACTAAAAATCCGGCTATTACCAAGAGGAAAGCTGTTCCCCCAACCATATTGTCTGGTAACATTTCCGTAAAAGTAGCAAGTAAAACTACAATTATTAGAGGCAGATATACCTTTAAAGGTATTCCATATGAAATAGTTTGGTTCCATAGATTTTCATCCTTTGTTTCTACTTTTTGTTTGTTATTTTCCATAATATCCCCCCAAAATATTAAAAATTATTTGAATGTATCTTCATTTTAATTATAGCAAGAATAACCCAATAATCAATAATTTTTAAATATATTAAATAAATATATTATTTTGTACATAAACAATCCAATAAAGTACAAATAACTTCGATGAGTTTAGTCAAGTCTGCCCCGTTTCTAACAAATCAAACAGATAGAGATATTGATTTTGTAGCCTCAGGAAGCTTGAGCTTTAATTTTCTATGCAGCCCCTTTCTCCTTCATAATAATTACTCATAAAAAACCTATCCGCTTATAATTCCATACGATGTGATCATACTACAACCTACAGAAAAGATTTAACTCTAACTGCCGATAGATGAACTGTAATAATCTCTCCTTCGTTTTATCAGTGCTTTTTCAATCTTAATATTGGATCCCAGCACCAG carries:
- a CDS encoding IS1634 family transposase → MRTKKVKTGGKTYEYYQIVKNTYKNGQSRQKVICTLGSVDDYDPEFADELADTLSEFTGKVTVLSSMDDCHHIWSKEYGSVYVLEKLWEELKLTDILSTYLQGRDFEFEVISAIKAMVFNRCIAAESKRSTFDWMNKDVHLPATEDLELHHLYRSLDFLIENKEKIENKIYDNLKNLFNLDVTVVFYDCSLIDMYGETPELIQYSRKGKPQALLSFVLSRDGLPISHNLLPGNTMDINTVIDAMQDLKKRYSIGKCIFVGDRGMVSREKLDALEDMNFDFIVGVKSNQWKEVKEEVLTTRGRYSKVSDNLKVKQKEIDGYRYIICYNPDQAERDRKIRESVIESLEEEIEGLDPDSKKAAELYGHKYKRRFLRKLKDGTLKIDRMQIRKDEKLDGKYILYTSTDEDELDKEEIASTYKKLSNIERSFRSLKSLQQMEPVYHHADRRIEAHVFICILAHLLERLMEKKFTKENLDMTAAKAFEHLSRMKLTKTELRDKKFLIRTDTTDEMNKVFKALHYQHPKRVQHITEG
- a CDS encoding acyclic terpene utilization AtuA family protein; its protein translation is MNNELRVLSPTGILGYGFPKKSFEKGMELEPDFIAVDAGSTDAGPYYLGEGISFTDKKAVKRDLTIILKAIDEKNIPFIIGSAGGAGAKPHVNWCEDIIREVAKENNLNFKMANIFADISKDWVEEKIDNDYIKPMTGAPPLSKEEVKNSNRIVAQMGTEPIENALDEADVILAGRANDPAVFAAMGIKNGFPKGLSIHLGKILECAAIAADPGSGKDCMFGILKNDCFEIKPTNPDRKCTTLSVAAEALYEKTNPLRLYEPGGEVNLEKCKYENIDERTVRVSGSKFEPKELYIKLEGAKKVGYRTISIAGIRDPIMINQIDDITEHIVSEIRDNFEDIPEESYKTKFRLYGKNGVMGELEPQSEITSHELGVIIEIVADTQKLANTICSFARSTMLHYGYPGRMATAGNLAFPYSPSDIKTGKVYEFSLYHLAKIEDPCKPFSIEVKSIGGGS
- a CDS encoding 2-hydroxycarboxylate transporter family protein, which produces MENNKQKVETKDENLWNQTISYGIPLKVYLPLIIVVLLATFTEMLPDNMVGGTAFLLVIAGFLVFIGDRIPIWKDWLGGGLILCLVVGGVMDFFEIIPEASYETISGFYHAPTNMLVWCIAALIAGSILSMPREYLVKALPLYVPALAGGLIFAYVITFIGGTLIGYGGFRAILTVVNPIQGGGLGAGAIPMSEIYAGATDMGFDQIFSMLIPAVVIGNIIAIVIGAVLNRLGQTYPNLSGDGLLMPKERWTPEGGIEEIKVKLTDKTIVQGWTIAVVLLVAGFLLEALIPIHYFALMIILTAAIKFANILPDEAEQSAGHFYQFIATGFYGPLLLGVGMVHFELDTLVETLTLQYLFLALLTVGGAGLGAALIGKLFKLYPIESALTGGLCMANMGGSGDIAVLAGAKRMELMPFAQIASRIGGAIMLLLGQLSISLLAQFL
- a CDS encoding ATP-binding protein, which codes for MLEKISLKLKISLLTITIICIILIAVGYITISFTRNIHLNRLQENTMDLAQSVSKIPEIQNSLKNNKSTEIQNIADNIRSNTNADFVVIIDMEGRRYSHPYRDRIGKEIVGGDETKVLEEGSSYISRAKGTLGESQRAFVPIFHEGEQVGAVVTGILMEEINQKIALVTERILIALLVGVILGILGAIVLANNIKKSIFGLEPYQIARILEEKNIIIDSIREGIIAINEEGRVSLINKKAKNILKLKKEVVLNKKIKNIIPDFNLTDVLKTKRKKLDKEQKVNDTLILTNQLPINTEQGIKGAVVTFREKNEVQKMAQRLTRTKKLTSSLRSQNHEFMNKLHVISGLIQLGENDRALNFINNFISDQKETTRKVIDNIKVDEIAGLLIGKYNKSKERNVKFQFDSRSNLEGPYNSDVTNRLISILGNLIDNGLESIKQDFEERKLYVGIFEKEREIKILVEDSGVGIKGNEAKAFEKGYTTKKGSRGIGLSLVKENIDILDGTIDIDSEKNNGTSVTIKIPKTNMLTGNNYEK
- a CDS encoding response regulator, translated to MSKFKVGIIEDDPMVAHINEEYTKRLNGFTVKKTKTLEDMKKQLNYKNFIKGLDIILLDIYLPGRNGDEILREIRKLDQDVYIIIITASEDTNIVNKCLNLGITDYLIKPFKFERFKKAFEKVINENRKIKQKERFTQEDIDQIIYHQDKDSSLENVSIEESLPKGLSETTLKKIMCYLKKNKGKKYISEEISEFLGFSRVTVQRYLNYLESQGVVKIKTEYGSVGRPKHYYIYDPTTKNPLNREFQT
- a CDS encoding aldo/keto reductase — its product is MDYCVVGETGIKVSELCMGTMSFGDIADKETSKKIFKRCREAGINFFDTADSYSNGRAEEILGECIEGCREDLVLTSKVYNPTREDINARGLSRRHIMEAVEASLKRLGTDYIDFYFCHQFDSRTAIEETLRAMDDLVRQGKILYPAASNWAAWQIEKALGISREKNLARFECIQPMYNLVKKQAEVEILPMAQEENLGVITYSLLGAGLLTGKYNKDNKPPKGRLIDNNMYTRRYSRNFYFEVAQNFIEHARKQGVNPVALAVAWVKSHPGVTAPIIGARNVEQLEDSLATVDINMTEKWRQQISKLSFTPPPATDRLEEIK
- a CDS encoding DUF4387 domain-containing protein, whose protein sequence is MSKKNISELTNVIRSKNAGPYQLTFDLIFKEFSNYELVKNLNIINKEKISNLYGISEDKIVSIIPYDPAKAIKITILRPWASGSWKETDVYGAQQHAPLLNIEIPFED